A section of the Malus sylvestris chromosome 17, drMalSylv7.2, whole genome shotgun sequence genome encodes:
- the LOC126610051 gene encoding cytokinin hydroxylase-like gives MAAVLLTTLLVIFLSLLLRVAYDTLSCYFLTPRRIKKIMEKQGVRGPKPRPLNGNILDMATLVAKSTSHDMHTINHDIVGRLLPHYVAWSKQYGKRFIYWNGIEPRMCLSETELIKELLSKYSTISGKSWLQQQGSKHFIGRGLLMANGEDWYHQRHIIAPAFTGDRLKSYAGYMVECTKEMLLSLKNEIEISGRKEFEIGEYMTRLTADIISRTEFDSSYEKGKQIFRLLTVLQQLCAEASRHLCLPGSRFFPSKYNREIKSLKMEVEKLLMEIIQSRKDCVEIGRSSSYGNDLLGMLLNEMQKKRENGFTLNLQLIMDECKTFFFAGHETTALLLSWTVMLLASNPSWQEKVRAEVKQVCNGGTPSVDQLSKLTLLNMVINESLRLYPPATVLPRMAFEDIKLGDLHIPKGLSIWIPVLAIHHSEELWGKDANEFNPERFASKSFTPGRFIPFATGPRNCIGQSFAMMEAKIILAMLISRFSFTISPNYRHAPVIVLTIKPKYGVQVCLTPIDPPN, from the exons ATGGCTGCGGTGCTCCTAACAACTCTGCTGGTCATATTTCTTAGCTTATTACTAAGAGTTGCTTACGATACTCTCTCATGCTACTTCCTAACCCCAAGACGCATCAAGAAAATCATGGAAAAGCAAGGAGTGCGTGGCCCTAAACCCCGCCCTCTCAACGGCAACATCTTGGACATGGCCACCCTTGTCGCCAAATCGACCTCTCACGACATGCACACGATCAACCACGACATCGTCGGCCGGCTCCTGCCCCATTATGTCGCATGGTCCAAACAATATG GAAAAAGATTTATATATTGGAATGGAATCGAACCCCGGATGTGCTTGTCGGAGACTGAATTGATCAAGGAGCTTTTGTCCAAGTACAGCACCATCTCCGGCAAGTCATGGCTTCAACAGCAAGGCTCCAAACATTTCATCGGCCGCGGATTACTGATGGCCAATGGCGAAGATTGGTACCATCAGCGCCATATCATTGCACCGGCATTCACAGGAGATAGACTCAAG AGCTATGCGGGGTACATGGTGGAATGCACTAAAGAGATGCTCCTATCGCTGAAAAATGAGATAGAGATTTCAGGGAGAAAGGAGTTTGAGATTGGAGAATACATGACAAGGCTCACAGCCGACATAATTTCGAGGACCGAGTTCGATAGCAGCTACGAGAAGGGGAAGCAGATATTTCGACTGCTCACTGTTCTGCAGCAACTATGCGCCGAAGCAAGCAGGCACTTGTGCCTTCCCGGAAGTCG GTTTTTCCCAAGTAAATACAACAGAGAAATAAAATCTCTGAAAATGGAGGTGGAGAAGCTGCTGATGGAGATAATCCAGAGCCGAAAGGACTGCGTTGAGATCGGTCGGAGTAGTTCTTATGGAAATGATTTGCTGGGGATGTTGCTCAATGAGATgcagaaaaaaagagagaatggTTTCACCTTAAACTTGCAGCTAATCATGGATGAATGCAAGACATTCTTCTTTGCAGGACATGAAACAACTGCTCTTTTACTCAGTTGGACTGTCATGTTATTAGCCAGCAATCCCTCTTGGCAAGAAAAGGTTAGGGCTGAGGTGAAGCAAGTATGCAATGGTGGAACTCCATCTGTTGATCAACTTTCTAAGCTCACTTTG TTAAATATGGTAATAAATGAATCACTGAGGCTGTATCCACCAGCAACTGTTCTACCTCGAATGGCTTTTGAGGACATCAAACTCGGTGACTTGCATATTCCAAAGGGGCTATCAATATGGATTCCAGTGCTGGCTATTCACCACAGTGAAGAGTTATGGGGTAAAGATGCAAATGAGTTCAACCCTGAAAGATTTGCTTCTAAGTCCTTCACACCCGGGAGGTTCATTCCGTTTGCTACCGGTCCAAGAAATTGTATTGGTCAATCTTTCGCTATGATGGAAGCTAAGATCATATTAGCGATGTTAATCTCGCGATTTAGCTTTACTATTTCACCTAATTATCGTCACGCTCCAGTTATTGTCCTCACCATCAAACCTAAGTATGGTGTTCAAGTATGCTTGACCCCCATAGACCCTCCAAATTAG